The proteins below are encoded in one region of Sinorhizobium meliloti:
- a CDS encoding FadR/GntR family transcriptional regulator, giving the protein MPEKSPILESLAEARPSSYADQVYGRILHDILNGIFQPGARLPTENELAERFGVSRPVVREALARLGVDGLVEARRGSGTYVLSRPSQDLPNLADLEDISRFLRYQELRFYVEGQAAALAAERRTEKQLAAILEAHEAFAHEVGRGAFLPESDRRFHLAICEGTGNEFFAKALEGPEVSLTSFMNVSLALTRSGSQARARRVIAEHAEIVDAIRTKDAVWARVAMETHIINARRRMTDGTIDS; this is encoded by the coding sequence GTGCCCGAGAAGTCGCCCATCCTCGAAAGCCTAGCCGAAGCCCGCCCGTCGAGCTATGCCGATCAGGTCTACGGGCGCATCCTGCACGACATATTGAACGGCATCTTTCAACCGGGCGCACGTCTGCCGACAGAGAACGAACTCGCCGAACGCTTCGGCGTCTCGCGGCCGGTCGTCCGCGAGGCGCTTGCGCGCCTGGGGGTCGACGGCCTCGTGGAAGCGCGGCGCGGCAGCGGCACCTATGTCTTGAGCAGGCCCTCGCAAGATCTGCCGAACCTGGCCGACCTGGAGGATATTTCGCGCTTCCTGCGCTATCAGGAGCTTCGCTTCTACGTGGAAGGCCAGGCGGCAGCACTGGCAGCGGAGCGGCGCACGGAAAAGCAGCTTGCCGCCATTCTCGAGGCCCATGAGGCCTTCGCCCATGAGGTCGGCCGTGGGGCCTTCCTGCCGGAAAGCGACAGGCGTTTCCATCTTGCGATCTGCGAGGGGACGGGAAACGAGTTTTTCGCCAAGGCGCTGGAGGGCCCGGAGGTTTCGCTGACCAGCTTCATGAACGTTTCGCTTGCCCTCACCCGGTCCGGATCGCAGGCACGTGCCCGCCGGGTCATTGCCGAACATGCCGAGATCGTCGACGCGATCCGCACGAAAGATGCCGTATGGGCGCGGGTGGCGATGGAAACGCACATCATCAACGCGCGCCGACGGATGACGGACGGTACAATCGACTCCTGA
- a CDS encoding dihydrodipicolinate synthase family protein, with the protein MEEVLMQTRLGARDYAASVVAVPPIALNADLTVNADANRAIIRHIEAGGVRILLYGGNANLYHFGLDDYRAGMEAVIAAAAPQTGLITSIGPDFGKAMAQAPIARDLGFKNVMLLPTQFPADPAGVANGVRRLAAILGHGLVLYLKRENYVDPDELARLVSEGAVDFVKYAVERADPAQDAYLDAVIGAIGKDRMASGMGETPIHDHLGRRALTTYTSGAVCIAPSAAMELLTLYKAGRGAEALELSQPFLEFERVRTDLGGLQVLHDGMRLAGIADTGPLMPMISNLSAAKLDPVGAAVEALKAAEAACLRRSGKAAAAASA; encoded by the coding sequence ATGGAGGAGGTTCTCATGCAAACTCGACTTGGTGCCCGTGATTACGCAGCTTCGGTGGTGGCAGTTCCGCCCATCGCGCTGAATGCGGATCTGACGGTGAACGCCGACGCCAACCGGGCGATCATTCGTCATATCGAGGCAGGCGGGGTGCGCATTCTCCTCTATGGCGGAAATGCCAACCTCTATCATTTCGGCCTGGACGACTATCGCGCGGGCATGGAGGCGGTGATCGCGGCTGCTGCGCCGCAGACCGGTCTCATAACGTCGATCGGTCCGGATTTCGGCAAGGCCATGGCGCAGGCGCCGATCGCCCGCGACCTGGGTTTCAAGAACGTGATGCTGCTCCCGACACAATTCCCGGCAGATCCCGCCGGTGTCGCCAATGGCGTGCGCCGCCTCGCGGCGATTCTCGGCCATGGCCTCGTGCTCTATCTGAAGCGGGAGAATTATGTCGATCCGGACGAGCTTGCCCGCCTCGTCTCCGAAGGCGCCGTCGATTTCGTCAAATATGCGGTGGAGCGGGCCGATCCGGCGCAGGACGCCTATCTCGATGCCGTCATAGGGGCGATCGGAAAAGACCGGATGGCGAGCGGCATGGGCGAAACGCCGATCCACGATCATCTCGGCCGCCGCGCACTGACGACCTATACTTCGGGCGCGGTCTGCATTGCCCCTTCGGCCGCGATGGAGCTCCTTACGCTCTACAAGGCCGGGCGCGGCGCCGAGGCATTGGAGCTCAGCCAGCCGTTTCTGGAGTTCGAGAGAGTTCGCACGGACCTTGGCGGCTTGCAGGTGCTTCATGACGGCATGCGGCTGGCGGGGATCGCCGACACGGGCCCGCTGATGCCCATGATCTCCAATCTGAGTGCTGCGAAGCTTGACCCCGTCGGCGCCGCGGTGGAGGCCTTGAAGGCGGCGGAAGCCGCCTGCCTGAGGCGCTCCGGAAAGGCAGCGGCGGCGGCTTCAGCCTGA
- a CDS encoding ABC transporter substrate-binding protein, which translates to MTIRYCTRAVALLTATLFSGVAMAAEGEVKIVLPEQPANLDPCRSIRSDIGRIINSNITETLTVIDTEKGTVGPWLAEKWEQVDDLTWRVHLKSGVKFQDGAAFDAEAVVKSINRLMNPGLTCDSRSKFGDVKLTPKAVDAQTVEISSDSPVPIMPTLLGTVQIVSPNMPFDKESNDPVGTGPYVVESKSNEQIVLKRHDAYWGAKPDVTRATYVWRSESAIRAAMVESGEADMTPSIAVQDATNAESDFAYLNSETTRMRIDAQIPPLDDVRIRKALNMAIDWDGMGEALFGKDVLRASQMVVPGVRGHNPDIKPWTYNPEEAMKLVEKAKAAGAPVDKEIVLIGRNGFFPNSAESLEAMRSMWQEIGLNVSIRQLEAADWVRYLDKPFPEGRGPTLFQQQHDNNTGDAGFTAPVMYLSEGQYSTIADPDLDVVLKKAMAATGDEREKLFQEVFAKVHDEIVADVPMYHMIGYVRVGSRLDWKPDLKTNSEIALSEIHFKD; encoded by the coding sequence ATGACCATCCGCTATTGTACCCGCGCCGTGGCGCTCTTGACCGCGACGCTCTTTTCCGGCGTCGCGATGGCCGCCGAAGGCGAGGTGAAGATCGTATTGCCGGAGCAGCCGGCCAACCTCGATCCCTGTCGCTCCATCAGGTCGGATATCGGCCGCATCATCAATTCCAACATTACCGAGACCCTGACCGTCATCGACACGGAGAAGGGCACCGTCGGCCCCTGGCTTGCTGAAAAATGGGAGCAGGTGGACGATCTGACCTGGCGTGTGCATCTCAAGAGCGGCGTCAAGTTTCAGGACGGCGCGGCGTTCGATGCCGAAGCGGTGGTCAAGTCCATCAACCGCCTGATGAACCCCGGCCTCACCTGCGACAGCCGCTCGAAATTCGGCGACGTCAAGCTGACGCCGAAAGCGGTCGATGCGCAGACGGTGGAGATCTCCTCCGACAGCCCGGTGCCGATCATGCCGACGCTGCTCGGCACCGTGCAGATCGTCTCCCCCAACATGCCGTTCGACAAGGAAAGCAACGATCCCGTCGGCACGGGACCCTATGTGGTCGAAAGCAAGTCCAACGAGCAGATCGTCCTGAAGCGTCACGATGCTTACTGGGGCGCCAAGCCGGACGTCACGCGCGCAACCTATGTCTGGCGCAGCGAGTCGGCCATCCGGGCGGCCATGGTCGAATCCGGCGAAGCGGACATGACCCCATCCATCGCCGTGCAGGACGCCACCAATGCCGAGTCTGACTTTGCCTATCTGAACTCCGAGACGACCCGCATGCGCATCGATGCGCAGATCCCGCCGCTCGATGATGTCCGCATCCGCAAGGCGCTCAACATGGCTATCGACTGGGACGGCATGGGCGAAGCGCTGTTCGGCAAGGACGTCCTGCGGGCCTCGCAAATGGTCGTTCCGGGCGTGCGCGGCCACAATCCCGATATCAAGCCATGGACCTACAATCCCGAAGAGGCGATGAAGCTGGTCGAGAAAGCCAAGGCCGCAGGCGCTCCGGTCGACAAGGAGATCGTGCTGATCGGGCGCAACGGCTTCTTCCCGAACTCGGCCGAAAGCCTCGAAGCGATGCGATCCATGTGGCAGGAGATCGGGCTCAACGTCTCGATACGCCAGCTCGAAGCGGCCGACTGGGTGCGCTATCTCGACAAGCCCTTCCCGGAGGGACGCGGGCCGACGCTTTTCCAGCAGCAGCACGACAACAATACGGGCGACGCCGGGTTTACCGCTCCGGTCATGTATCTGAGCGAGGGACAATATTCGACGATCGCCGATCCCGACCTCGACGTCGTGTTGAAGAAAGCCATGGCCGCGACCGGCGACGAGCGTGAAAAGCTGTTTCAGGAGGTCTTCGCGAAGGTGCACGACGAAATCGTCGCAGACGTGCCGATGTACCACATGATCGGCTATGTCCGCGTCGGCTCGCGCCTCGACTGGAAGCCGGATCTCAAGACGAACAGCGAGATCGCGCTCTCCGAGATCCATTTCAAGGACTGA
- a CDS encoding ABC transporter permease produces MFAFILRRAGQSLIAVIGLLVLVFFLSRLTGDPAYLYLPLDSSEAQRQAFSETHGFNDPLVVQFGRYLVDLARFDFGDALSRNRPAMEVALEAFPQTLKLAVIAIVLSLCFAVVVGSLAAARPNSLFDKIASTASLAGASAPDFWVAIVAILVFSVGLGLLPTSGTGTALHWIMPIFVLTLRPFGLLVQVVRGTMMGALASPYVKTARAKGVNRSRIVFRHALRNSLLPVITVAGDLAASLVNGAVVVETIFGWPGIGKLMIDAIVRRDFALIQATVLVTAIAIFVLNIAIDLVYARLDPRIRFETR; encoded by the coding sequence GTGTTCGCTTTCATTCTCAGACGCGCCGGCCAGAGCCTGATCGCGGTGATCGGACTTCTGGTGCTCGTCTTCTTCCTCTCGAGGCTTACCGGCGATCCGGCCTATCTCTATCTGCCGCTCGATTCTTCCGAAGCGCAGCGTCAGGCCTTCTCGGAGACGCACGGCTTCAACGATCCTCTTGTCGTGCAATTCGGCCGTTACCTTGTCGATCTCGCCCGATTCGATTTCGGGGACGCGCTGAGCCGCAACCGGCCGGCCATGGAAGTCGCGCTCGAGGCCTTTCCGCAAACGCTGAAGCTCGCCGTGATCGCGATCGTTCTTTCTCTCTGTTTCGCCGTCGTCGTCGGGTCGCTTGCCGCGGCACGCCCGAACAGCCTGTTCGACAAGATCGCGAGCACCGCGTCGCTTGCGGGCGCCAGCGCCCCGGATTTCTGGGTTGCGATCGTGGCGATCCTTGTCTTCTCCGTCGGACTGGGCCTGCTTCCGACCTCCGGGACGGGAACGGCGCTGCATTGGATCATGCCGATCTTCGTTCTGACCCTCAGACCCTTCGGCCTGCTGGTCCAGGTCGTTCGCGGCACGATGATGGGTGCGCTTGCCTCGCCCTATGTGAAGACGGCGCGGGCCAAGGGCGTGAACCGGTCCCGGATCGTCTTCCGCCACGCCCTGCGCAACTCGCTGCTCCCGGTCATCACCGTCGCCGGCGACCTTGCCGCCAGCCTCGTCAACGGCGCCGTCGTCGTGGAAACCATCTTCGGCTGGCCGGGGATCGGCAAGCTCATGATCGACGCGATCGTGCGGCGCGACTTCGCGCTCATCCAGGCGACGGTGCTGGTGACGGCGATTGCCATTTTCGTTCTGAACATCGCGATAGACCTCGTCTATGCGCGGCTCGATCCACGCATAAGGTTTGAAACGAGATGA
- a CDS encoding ABC transporter permease — protein MTTSADTPETKVSRFQILRLISRDWLALAAVIFLLLVVACAVFGPWLMGDLIDKPNFRARNMAPFSLSQGWTYVLGADTLGRSLLARLVVGAQNTIGIAFFAVFCSVVIGGMLGLIAGYSRGAAGTMIMRGADIVMSFPSLLLALIVLFSLGPSVTNLILVLAITRVPIYLRTTRAEVLEVRERMFVSAAVALGANHTRILFRHIAPIVLPTLVTIGAIDFATVVLAESSLSFLGLGIQAPEFTWGAMVATGRGYLSTAWWIAFWPGLAILLTTLSLNILSSWWRTYADPQQRWRIELARSKKGIPEKRK, from the coding sequence ATGACGACTTCCGCCGATACCCCCGAGACGAAAGTCTCGCGTTTTCAGATACTGCGCCTCATCAGCCGGGACTGGCTGGCGCTCGCCGCGGTGATCTTCCTGCTGCTCGTGGTCGCATGCGCCGTCTTCGGTCCGTGGCTGATGGGCGACCTCATCGACAAACCCAATTTCCGCGCCCGAAACATGGCGCCGTTCAGCCTGTCCCAGGGTTGGACTTACGTGCTCGGCGCCGACACGCTCGGCCGCAGCCTGCTCGCGCGGCTCGTGGTGGGTGCGCAGAACACGATCGGCATCGCGTTCTTTGCGGTGTTCTGCTCGGTCGTGATCGGCGGCATGCTCGGCTTGATTGCCGGCTATTCGCGAGGCGCCGCCGGCACGATGATCATGCGCGGTGCTGACATCGTGATGAGCTTTCCTTCGCTGCTTTTGGCGCTGATCGTCCTCTTCAGCCTTGGCCCTTCCGTCACCAATCTCATACTGGTGCTCGCGATCACCCGCGTGCCGATCTATCTGCGCACAACGCGTGCGGAAGTGCTCGAGGTGAGAGAGCGGATGTTCGTCAGCGCCGCCGTCGCGCTCGGCGCCAACCACACGCGCATCCTTTTCCGTCACATCGCGCCGATCGTGCTGCCGACGCTGGTCACGATCGGCGCCATCGACTTCGCAACCGTTGTTCTTGCCGAGTCGTCGCTGAGCTTCCTCGGCCTCGGCATACAGGCGCCTGAGTTCACCTGGGGCGCCATGGTCGCCACCGGCCGCGGCTATCTCTCGACCGCCTGGTGGATCGCCTTCTGGCCCGGACTCGCGATCCTCTTGACCACGCTTTCGCTCAATATCCTGTCGAGCTGGTGGCGCACCTATGCCGATCCGCAGCAGCGCTGGCGGATCGAACTCGCCCGCTCCAAGAAGGGCATTCCGGAGAAACGCAAATGA
- a CDS encoding ABC transporter ATP-binding protein, with translation MTGPHLLEVKDLTVDFLSLGGAFRATSGLSFHVDAGETLVILGESGSGKSVSASAIMGLIDTPPGDICAGSVAYRGRDLSSLSEGERRDLNGRRIAMIFQDPLSHLNPVYTIGWQLEEVFTVHGVASGAEARQRAIEILGRVGIPEPEKRIDQYPHQFSGGQRQRIMIGMAIALRPEILIADEPTTALDVSVQAQILELLKKLQAEDGLAIIMITHDLEVAANMADRVIVMKSGRIVEEGEARAVFENPAHSYTRTLINALPHADDRAPPRPARPAGKPILEVKNIDKFYTLSSGFFAKPARLHAVKNLSFDVAAGETIGIVGESGSGKSTVARVLLGLNEASGGEALFHGRDVLKMDRKQLLAFRRKVQMVFQDPYSSMNPRMTVFDIVSEPWRIHKDILEKTRWRDRVTELLGLVGLNPEHAKRYPHQFSGGQRQRIAIARALACDPELVVCDEAVSALDVSVQVQVIDLLAELRDRLGLAYIFITHDLPIVRHFADRIIVMKSGEIVEHATTEEIFRNPQHAYTRQLINATPKPKWQTAADAA, from the coding sequence ATGACCGGCCCACACCTCCTCGAGGTCAAGGATCTGACCGTGGATTTCCTGTCGCTCGGCGGTGCCTTCCGTGCGACGAGCGGGCTCAGCTTTCATGTCGACGCCGGCGAGACGCTCGTGATCCTGGGCGAGTCCGGCTCCGGCAAGTCGGTCAGCGCCAGTGCGATCATGGGGCTCATCGACACGCCTCCGGGCGATATCTGCGCCGGGTCGGTCGCCTATCGCGGACGCGATCTCTCCTCGCTTTCCGAGGGGGAGCGGCGGGACCTCAACGGCCGCAGGATCGCGATGATCTTCCAGGACCCGCTGTCGCATCTGAACCCCGTCTATACGATCGGCTGGCAGCTGGAGGAGGTCTTCACTGTCCACGGAGTGGCGAGCGGTGCCGAGGCTCGGCAGAGGGCGATCGAGATATTGGGGCGCGTGGGCATCCCGGAGCCGGAGAAGCGCATCGATCAGTATCCGCACCAGTTTTCCGGCGGCCAGCGCCAGCGCATCATGATCGGCATGGCGATCGCGCTCAGGCCGGAAATCCTGATTGCCGACGAGCCGACGACGGCGCTCGACGTGAGCGTGCAAGCGCAGATCCTCGAGCTTTTGAAGAAGCTGCAGGCCGAAGACGGCCTTGCCATCATCATGATCACCCATGACCTCGAGGTGGCCGCGAACATGGCCGACCGGGTGATCGTCATGAAGTCCGGCCGCATCGTGGAGGAGGGCGAAGCCCGCGCCGTCTTCGAAAATCCCGCCCACAGCTATACGCGGACGTTGATCAACGCCCTCCCGCATGCCGATGATAGAGCGCCGCCGAGGCCGGCGAGGCCGGCCGGGAAACCGATCCTGGAAGTGAAGAACATCGACAAGTTCTATACGCTCTCGTCCGGGTTTTTTGCGAAGCCGGCGCGATTGCATGCGGTCAAGAACCTGAGCTTCGACGTCGCAGCCGGCGAGACGATCGGGATCGTTGGCGAGAGCGGCTCCGGCAAGTCGACCGTCGCACGCGTGCTTCTGGGCCTGAACGAGGCTTCCGGCGGCGAGGCGCTGTTTCACGGACGCGACGTCCTGAAGATGGACCGCAAGCAACTGCTGGCCTTCCGCCGGAAGGTGCAGATGGTGTTTCAGGACCCCTATAGTTCGATGAACCCGCGCATGACGGTGTTCGACATCGTCTCGGAGCCGTGGCGCATCCACAAGGACATTCTGGAGAAGACGCGCTGGCGCGACCGTGTCACCGAATTGCTGGGGCTCGTCGGCCTGAACCCCGAGCACGCCAAACGCTATCCGCACCAGTTCTCAGGGGGCCAGCGGCAGCGCATCGCCATTGCCCGGGCGCTTGCCTGCGATCCGGAGCTCGTCGTCTGCGACGAGGCCGTCTCGGCGCTCGACGTCTCGGTGCAGGTGCAGGTCATCGACCTTCTGGCGGAATTGCGTGACCGGCTGGGCCTCGCCTACATCTTCATAACCCATGATCTGCCGATCGTTCGTCACTTTGCCGATCGCATCATCGTCATGAAGAGCGGCGAGATCGTCGAGCATGCGACGACGGAAGAGATCTTCCGCAATCCGCAACATGCCTATACGCGCCAGCTCATCAATGCGACTCCGAAGCCGAAGTGGCAGACAGCCGCCGACGCGGCATGA
- a CDS encoding DMT family transporter, which translates to MKKIALPAVVAGALLMGANSLVAAMDGVIVRFVAGEVHPIGIVFFRNLASLIALYLLLCRRGFPLGFAQSSGRAMHFSVHAIRAVIKLLALVAAFIAVTEIPLASATAIAFTMPLFVALGSVLFLGERFSAARVFGLVAGFAGILIVVRPGGATFQSGAAWALASAVGLAIVALLMKVSAEREDPLSIAWLNLLVTVPVAFVMALPFWQTPSLFSLALMTLQGIGGLFAQLSFARAMKLADASLLVIVDFIRLPIALILGLVLFGEPIRLEVVIGGAIILGAIALLFHREGRRRG; encoded by the coding sequence ATGAAGAAGATCGCCCTGCCTGCGGTGGTCGCAGGAGCCCTGTTGATGGGGGCAAATTCCCTGGTCGCGGCGATGGACGGCGTCATCGTGCGCTTCGTGGCCGGGGAGGTCCACCCGATCGGCATCGTCTTCTTCCGTAACCTTGCCAGCCTGATCGCGCTCTATCTGCTGCTGTGCCGCCGCGGCTTTCCGCTCGGCTTCGCGCAATCCAGCGGTCGGGCGATGCATTTCTCCGTCCATGCGATCAGGGCCGTCATCAAGCTTCTTGCGCTCGTCGCGGCCTTCATTGCCGTCACCGAGATACCTTTGGCCTCCGCGACCGCGATCGCCTTCACCATGCCTCTCTTCGTCGCGCTCGGGTCGGTACTTTTCCTCGGTGAGCGGTTCTCGGCCGCCCGGGTCTTCGGCCTCGTTGCCGGCTTCGCCGGTATTCTGATCGTCGTCAGGCCGGGCGGCGCAACCTTCCAGTCAGGCGCGGCCTGGGCGCTGGCGTCAGCGGTCGGCCTCGCCATCGTCGCGCTGTTGATGAAGGTTTCGGCCGAACGTGAGGACCCGCTCAGCATCGCCTGGCTTAACCTGCTCGTGACGGTCCCCGTGGCTTTCGTCATGGCTCTGCCTTTCTGGCAGACGCCTTCGCTGTTCAGCCTCGCGCTGATGACGCTGCAGGGCATCGGCGGCCTTTTCGCCCAGCTATCCTTCGCGAGGGCAATGAAGCTCGCCGACGCTTCGCTGCTGGTTATCGTGGATTTCATCCGGCTGCCGATCGCCCTCATCCTTGGCCTCGTGCTCTTCGGCGAGCCGATCCGGCTGGAGGTCGTGATCGGCGGAGCGATCATCCTCGGGGCGATCGCGTTGCTCTTTCACCGCGAGGGGAGGAGGCGAGGATAG
- a CDS encoding 2-hydroxyacid dehydrogenase produces the protein MTMLRDITILQAAELPEKTDLELKETFNTVRLPKDASAIGPFLSEYGARIRGIAVRHAHIDAAMLDRLPALEIISSYSAGLDGIDVETAHARDVVVRNTSKILAEDVADLALALSISATRGLMRGHDFVREGKWGGSAFPLGRSLRSMKTGIVGLGHIGSAVAVRLSVMGAPTAYYGPRRKPVDLPYFDGIEALAAWADLLIVTCPASPETIGLVNAAVLASLGPEGYLVNVSRGTIVDEQALITALAGNGIAGAALDVFEKEPFVPEALRTDPRVVLSPHMGSGTRETRQQMGDSMVAALVEHFESRSA, from the coding sequence ATGACGATGCTCCGGGACATAACCATCCTTCAGGCCGCCGAACTGCCGGAAAAGACCGATCTGGAACTGAAGGAAACCTTCAATACCGTCCGGCTGCCGAAGGATGCCTCGGCGATCGGGCCGTTTCTTTCCGAGTACGGAGCGCGTATTCGTGGCATCGCCGTCAGGCACGCCCATATCGATGCGGCCATGCTCGACCGCCTGCCGGCGCTGGAGATCATCTCCAGCTACAGCGCCGGTCTCGACGGCATCGATGTCGAGACCGCGCATGCCCGTGACGTCGTCGTCCGCAACACGTCGAAGATCCTTGCCGAGGATGTCGCCGATCTTGCGCTTGCACTGAGCATTTCGGCCACGCGCGGCCTCATGCGCGGCCACGATTTCGTGCGCGAGGGCAAGTGGGGCGGGAGCGCCTTCCCGCTCGGCCGCTCGCTGAGATCGATGAAGACGGGGATCGTCGGGCTTGGACATATCGGCTCGGCGGTCGCCGTCCGGCTGAGCGTGATGGGAGCGCCGACCGCCTATTACGGCCCGAGACGCAAGCCTGTCGACCTTCCGTATTTCGACGGCATCGAGGCGCTCGCGGCCTGGGCCGATCTCCTGATCGTCACCTGTCCTGCGAGTCCCGAGACGATCGGCCTCGTCAATGCCGCCGTGCTCGCGAGCCTTGGCCCGGAAGGCTATCTGGTGAACGTCTCGCGCGGCACGATCGTCGACGAACAGGCGCTCATCACGGCGCTGGCCGGAAACGGGATCGCCGGCGCGGCCCTCGACGTCTTCGAGAAGGAGCCTTTCGTCCCGGAAGCGCTCCGCACCGATCCGCGCGTCGTCCTGTCGCCGCACATGGGCAGCGGTACGCGCGAGACGCGGCAACAGATGGGCGACAGCATGGTTGCCGCATTGGTGGAACATTTCGAGAGCCGAAGCGCGTGA
- a CDS encoding ribonuclease activity regulator RraA produces MTTYVLSDETRRKFEGVSCATLCTALFKRGLRNQFIQDVRPVAPKAKNMVGQAFTLRYIPAREDLNQLSAFQNPEHPQRAAVEKCPPGFVMVMDSRKDPRAASAGSILVSRLMVRGVAGVVTDGGFRDSPEIGELDIPAYHSRPSAPTNLTLHQALDINVPIGCGDVAVWPGDVVVGDREGVVVVPAHLADEIAAEAVEMTAFEDFVTEEVLKGRSIIGLYPATKDETKTEFAAWRRTKGR; encoded by the coding sequence ATGACCACCTATGTTCTGTCCGACGAGACACGCAGGAAATTCGAAGGCGTAAGCTGCGCCACCTTGTGCACCGCCCTCTTCAAGCGCGGCCTTCGCAACCAGTTCATCCAGGACGTTCGTCCGGTCGCGCCGAAAGCGAAGAACATGGTCGGCCAGGCCTTTACCCTTCGATACATCCCGGCGCGAGAAGACCTGAACCAGCTTTCCGCCTTTCAAAATCCCGAACACCCGCAGCGCGCGGCCGTGGAGAAGTGCCCACCCGGTTTCGTCATGGTGATGGATAGCCGGAAGGATCCGCGGGCGGCTTCCGCGGGTTCGATCCTGGTTTCGCGGCTGATGGTGCGCGGCGTCGCCGGCGTCGTCACCGACGGCGGTTTCCGGGACAGCCCGGAAATCGGGGAGCTCGACATCCCCGCCTATCACAGCCGTCCTTCCGCGCCGACGAACCTGACGCTGCACCAGGCGCTCGACATCAACGTTCCGATCGGCTGCGGCGACGTCGCCGTCTGGCCGGGAGACGTCGTCGTCGGGGATCGCGAAGGCGTGGTCGTCGTGCCCGCGCATCTTGCCGACGAGATCGCCGCCGAAGCCGTCGAGATGACGGCCTTCGAAGACTTCGTCACCGAGGAAGTCCTGAAGGGACGCTCCATCATCGGCCTCTATCCCGCCACCAAGGATGAGACGAAGACGGAATTCGCAGCCTGGCGCCGGACCAAGGGACGCTAG